The window TTGGGACAAGACGGCGGCTCGGATGAGGTGATTTTTGATTCCACGGCCAAATTCACCCTTCGGAAAGTTTAAATGGCGCGATAACCCGTTTAGTATTCAGGCAATTTCAATAATTATACCGCCGCGGAAAAAACATTTGGGCGGCGCACCATTTAGGTAACATGGAACAGAAAACTGGCTCGCCCGGCTGCTGGTACTTTTTTCAGCCCGTAGATGCATTGGCCCGATGCAATTTCTGTTGCCGATTCGAAATCTAAGGCAAGAAAGATAAACGTCCGCATTCGCGAGTACCAAGCTGCATCTTTAGACAGAGACAGGTGGATAAATTACCTTCGCCAGACGATGAAAGAATAGTGCCTACATCTTTAAATAAGATTATTGATATATTTCTCGTTTTACGGATAATCTGACCCTGCATTAATGACTTATTACTTAGGTACTTAATATTTTAAAGGACCTCTACTCCCGCATGCTCCAAATGAGCCGCAAAATCAGGATGTCCCGCCGATTCGACCGCAAGCGAGCAGTGAGAAGGCCAGACTCGCCGTTCAGCAGAGCCTAACTTCAGCTTTTCAATTCTACCTCAATACCCTCCCCGTCAGGTCATCGACGTTGCCGAACCATTCTGGAACGTTCTTCACAAAGGATCTGTATCCCCATCGCCCCTTGCCCAGGCGATTGCCGGTGAATGACACCCCCGAAATCGTACCGCCGCTGAACTGGCCGTCAGAATATACCGTATAACCACCGCCAATGAGCCGGTTGCTGTCCACCGCGATGTTAGAGATCGCCCCGAAATAGCTATCGATCATTACAGCAGAGGTCTGGGCGTGCGAATTGATAACGGTATTGTGCCTAATCACGACATCCGAAACTCCACCATCGATTTGGATGCCGTCGTAGTGCGGAGATCCTGACGCAAGGAGGTCGTGGATGTAATTATCCAGGATAGTGGCACTGCCGGTCAGCGTCATGCCGTTCTCAACGTGATGAATGTTGTTTCGTAAAAATGTCCCCGAGCCTCGGATACCGTTTGAGCCCTCGTTGTGAATGCCGGTGCCGTCAATCTCACAATCTTGGATTACCACACCCTGCATCCCTGACTTGATTCCGACCACGTCAAACTTGGCCGCTCTTATGCGGCTATTCGTCAGCGTCACATTCGGCGCGTTGACCTCGACGGCGCCACGGATGTCGAGGCCGGAAACGACAGCGCCAGCTTGACTAATGACGAGGTCCCCGCTTGGCTCGAGAACAATCCCCGCCGGCACTCCCGTGTTGGTGGCATCCGGCCATCCTTTCGCGGATCTTTTTCCTGCCGGAACTGCGGGCGCCAGTTCGCTTCCAATATTTTCAGCAAAAGAACGGGGAATTTGCGCTGCAATCAGGACACAAGTTACACAAGACGAAATGACAAGCGACATCCACAGTTGAAGATTGATCAAATTGGACCGCCGCGCGCTGTGCGTGCTCATCGTTGCATCAGGATGTTTGGCGATGCCAACTGGGACGGCCCAATTCACCTTTCAGGCCTGCCCATACGCCTTCAAGCGTGGCGAGGAAATTGTTTGGCGCCCAGCCAAGCAGAAACCGGACCGCATACAAGAGAGAAACAAGGACACGAACAGGCAACGCCCACGGAAAATGTCTGCGGACGAAATGAATGCCATTACGATGTTGCAGGTAGACCGACAGTCTGGACATTCCTGCGAAGTTTCTCGCTGATCCAGTCGTCGTACCTCGTTTATGTCCGACGATGGACTCGCTCGCGTAACCGAGCCCCGACGCCTTTGCGCGCACCCCCCAGTCCAAATCCTCAAAGAACAGGAAGTAGCTTTCATCCATGAGGCCAATCTGCTCAATGCAGCGCCGTGTCACATACATGGACGCCCCGGAAGGACAGTCCATCGCGGCCTCGATCGCAAGCAGGTTATGAGGCGCGTCGAGACGCTCACCTAACCCGATAGCGATGCTTCTTGCTGCAAACCTCTGCCAGTGAAGCCCCCCGCGAAAACGAACCTGGTCCGACTTTCCTGCTTCAAGAATCGTGCTTCCGACCATTCCCTTCCGCCCAGTTTCCGCACGCTCCACGAGCGCCGCAAGCGCGTACGGTTCGGGCTCCGTATCGGGGTTTAGAATCCAGATCCCCTTCCAGCCGGAAATATTCAGAACTTGACCAAGCCAGGCGTTGATACCGCCGGCATACCCCAAATTTTCGTTGGCACACCCCACCCATATATTCGATGACCTCGCTCGAAAGCGCAGATGCCGAACGTCAAGGAAACGGCTGGTTTCAGATTCACGCGATTTCCCGTGCTCCTCAACCGCCACGCACGGCCCCTGTCCTTCGATCAATCCATCGATGAGCCGCCGGTAAGCGTCTTCGCCGCCATTCTCACAAATGAAAACATCAAAATTCGGGTCGATCCCCGCGCCCGAAAGTGCCACCAGACATCCCCTAATGTCCGCCGAATTGCGAAAGCCAACGATCAGTACCGCGACCTGCGCCGTGGAATCTGCGATCATCTAGATTACTCCTCTCGAAGCTCCGCGATACCGCTGGCTGCCAAACGTCAGGCTTCAAATCGAAGCCTTCACCATCCAACTATTCAATTTCTTCAAGGATATTAGAGACGCGAGGGCTACGATACTTCATAATATGCTAGAGCGCAGGCTTTATTTAAATTAACACGGGGGTTAGATTAAATAGCGCCGCTGACGGAGACCCCTAATAGCCCATGCAACCTCCATTGCGCTGCACAACCGGTGAGCCATGGGTCCGTCCATATTAGGATCTGAACATACCGCGTAGCGGCAAGCTCACCTTCCGAGCCAAAGATCACCGCAAGCGTTGAAAACAATGGAACGGCAAACGGAAATGAACACAAAAGCCCTGGCGCGTTTCCTCTATGCCAATATTCCTGGGCTTGCCGCTATCCGATTCGCAGCGAAGGATCTGGCAGCATCCTATTTCTCCAAGCCGGAGTACCACGGGGTCGTCTGGCTTTCCATAAAGGACGGCTTGATTGTAGACGTCGGAGCCAATCGTGGACAAAGCATAGTAGCATTCAAGAGGCTCGGACCACAAGCCAACATCATAGCCTTCGAACCCGAACCAAGATCAGCCAAGCGGCTGGCAACGCGCTATCAAAAAGACCGAAACGTAGCGGTGCATGAGTGCGCACTCAGCGGAAGAGCCGGGATCGTAACATTCTTCGTTCCCTCCTACGGCATATGGGATTGTGACGGCATGGCTGCGACCGATCACAAGGCGGCAACCGAATGGCTCAGCGATCCTGGTCGGATGTATCGCTATGACCCCACCAAACTGACGGTGGCAGAGCATCAAGTGGCGTGCAAGACACTTGACTCCTACGGACTATCGCCCGTCCTGATCAAACTCCACGCTCAAGGTGCGGAACTGGATATTCTAAAGGGTTCGTTGCAAACCATCCAACAACATAGACCGGCACTGATGTGCGCTTTTCCTTCGCCCGCGGTGACATCGTTCCTTGCCGATGTTGGCTATCAGCCGCACACTTACCGCGATGGACACTTTACGCCCGGAACAGCAAAACCACCTGTCACCTTTACCTGGTATTTCACAGACGACCATCTGCGAAGTTTGCCGCCCGGCACGAACTCCGCTCGCGACATCTGAAACACGCTGTTTTGCCGAGTTCCGCGTCCGACAATCGAACGTCACCGCCACTCCGGACTGACATATCATTCAAGCACGGGATGCGTCGTTCCGAGAGCCATCTCCCGAAGCGAAGCGCGTATGCCGATGCACACCCCCCAGAAGATCCACATGTAGTTCCAGAAGTGAACGGTCAAACCAGCGAACATAAACATGAGCAGAACGACGGTGAAAGCAAGGCTCATACGTTCAGAAAAAGTGTTACGCACCTGCATCTGATAGGATCGTTTTGCAGGCAGGCAGGCCGTTACATTGGTCAAAAACAAGAATATGGATGTCGGGATACCAAAACGCAGAGCGACGACCAGCCAAACACAATCAACCGTGGAATCCAGAATATTCTGATTGAACAACTGCAGAGAGAAACCGGCGACGGGGCTTTGTGAGATCCGGTCCAACGCGGCATCCCAGATCAAGATACGATAATATCCTGTCACAGGATCAAGAGTCAGATGGGAAATCACCCAACCGATCGGATGTTCGGACACCAGAAAAATTACCGCTAGTATCACTGCAAAAATCGTCCATAGAGCCACCCATCGAGCCCGGATTTGGAACATCAGGTTGTTGTAAGCATATGCAGCGATGATAATCATGAAGCACATGAGCGCGGCCGACGATCGTGACACCACGCAGCCGACGAAACAAAGCGCCACAAAAATAATGCGCCGCAGTGAATTCGCTTCCCAGAATAGGAATATCGCAGAGATAAGACTGCAAAACGTTCCAAACAGAATTGGATGATCGAAGGTTGAGGTCGCACGAACCACTCCTTCCCTGAAAACCGGCCCAAGCGCCGAAGTGCCAAACATCGCTGCTGCGACATCGTGAGCGGCCCAACGACCGGTAAGAACATCAACAAGCGCTAATATGATCGCCGCGGTTGCTAACACCTTTAGCGCTCGAACGAATGTATTCAGCGCCGCAGGTCCAAAAAAGAATGCTCTTCCCACAACGTAACTGGCGATAAACTCTAAACTTTCCGCGCCCGCCGACGATATTGAACTCGCGCCGCTCGTGTAGACTGCCGCACAAAGGATCCAGGCTGCCGTCAGGAAAGCGAACAGATCAGACAGGACGGTGCGGCGACCACGCTGACACAACATACCGAGAGCAGGAAGGAAAAGCAGAACAACGCCCATCCGGCCAGCTGTAAATTTTGCGCCGGCAATGTAGACATGCATTTCCCACGCCGGCAGGATGATCCCAATGAGCGCAAGCCATGCGGCTAGCGTATTAGGACGTCCCGCCGCAATCGGCAGCGGATGCGATCGACTCACTGCAGGGTGAACAGGACCCACGCGACCAGCCACATTCCCGATGCTCGTCATTCCGGCTGTCACTCTGTACTCCCAGGCCCGTGGACTAACTACGACGGCATCGCCTCAAACCAATGCATCCTCACGTCGGGATCCAAATTGCGCGAAAGCCTCCGCCTTCCTGGCCACTGTGACGAACTCCGGAGACATCGACAATCCAGCATTGCCGGACGAGACACCGCTCAGAATAGCCGCGCGCCGATGCAGTATTCCGACGGTCCGATCTACAACGAGTCCGGCAGACCTGCACCACTCCCGCACCTTGCCGACGGAGGTCAGGTGCACGCCCGTCGACTCATAGTCCCCCTGCTTTTCAAATCTTCGGTTGCGCATATTCCTCCAAATCGCGGGAATGCAACGCATGTTTGGGCTCTGCACAATGAACGATGCATGGAGTCCGCCGACGTCCGCGAACAAGGAGAGTACTTCAACCGGGTTGGGAATGAGATGGAGCACATTCAGATAGAGGACGCAGTCGAACTTTTCTACGTCGATGGTTGCCCTTGCATGCCGGAAGTCTCCGTATACAAGTTCGACCCCTCTTAACGCCGCGCTGCTGGAGATGACCGTATCCAATGGCACGGCAACGACGCGCATTCCACGTTCCACCAACGAGATTTCCGTTGCTCCCCACCCACACCCGATAGAGAGGACGCTGCATGCCCCGTTTGGGATCGCAGAAGTGACCTCTTGGCAGACAGGTTCATAGTAATCTTTTGAGTACGCGCAATGCCAAAGTCTCGTTTCGGTATTGAACAACGTAATTTCAGCCGAATGAGGTTGGGAATTTTGCAGCAAGGCAATAATCTGTGTGCGCAGCTCCGATGCATTTACACCAACCCGGCCTATATATTTGTTGGAGAGGTGATGAACGGTGAATTCGTCTATATGTGAAATCGGAATTAGTTTTTTGTACCCGCACTGGACGTAAGGGTCGGTCGCCGCCGCGCAAAGCAGATCATATTTCCCCTCATGAGGATCAACGAGAAAGCCACCCGATTTTATGGCCTTTTCGAGTTGGACTTGCGTGAGTACATAACAAGCCGCGTGCTCGTTGGTGAAATTGGCAAGCGTAAACCCTCCTCTAGATCTGACCGTCGCAGTATCCCAATGGAAGTACGCGTGCACGTCGGGATAGTTCGCCTCGCCGGTCGCGCTCTTCTCTATCCGCAAAAATCCGGCGATTTCATTATCGTGCAGGACCGCGGCTGTATCAAGGAATGCCCGCACGTTCTTCTCAGTTATCAAGATATCATCTTCCGAATAAATGAAGATGTCATATCTATCGACGCGGTCTGCAAACAGCTTCTTGTGGGCAAAAGGAAGCGACCAGGGATTCTGGTCCGGCAAGCCCACCAGACATTCAATGCCCGTCGCAGGGCGCTTTTCAATATTGGATACGATGACAATATCCACCACATCAAACGTCATGGATTGATATTCGTGAATGAGCCTGTCCAGATAGCGATCGTTGGAGCTCCCATAGCTCGCCAGGGCAACCAATACGCGCAACGGTGCATTCGGCTCGGTGTTCGTCAATTCCATTAGAGCCCCCTGACCTACAGGCTTGAAATCTTACCTTCTTAACCGGGCCAAAGAAGCCGGAATATATTAAACACAATAAATCATTTCTCTTGAGATATTATAATCGAGATTGTTTCTTATTCACAACGACGATATTATTAAATTAATTAATTTATTTGAGCCGACCGTCACGGGAGGGGATGCCATTCCGAGGCAATACGCAACTCAACGGGGCGCTATACGCGTAAGTAAGGTCGCGCCGCAATACGCGGCTTGGGGCGACCTCGGCGTTCCCCTGCTGATGCGTTAGGTCGGACCGCCATGAAAATACTAGTTTACCCACATTCGATGGAGATCGGGGGATCCCAACTGAACGCAGTGCAATCGGCTGGCGCAATCCGCGATCGCGGACACGAGGTGATCGTCTTCTCCGAACCTGGGCCGTTGGTAGAACGCGTGCGCCAAATGGGCCTGGAACACGTCGCGATCCCCTTGCAGCGACAACGGCCTTCCGTGGACGTGCTTGGCACGCTCGTTCGGCTCGTGCGCGAGCGGAACGTGGACGTGGTGCATGGTCACGAATGGCCTCCCGTCGTTGAGGCTTTCTTCGGCCCGTCGCTTATTCATCGCACCCCCGTCGTTGGCACCGTAATGTCGATGTCGGTAGCCCCATTTTTTCCCCGTACCGTGCCGCTCCTGGTCGGGACCGAACTGATCCGTCAGGCTGCAATCGCGGCGGGACACCAGCGAGTTACCCTGCTTGAGCCGCCGGTGGACTCCGAGACCGATCGTCCATCGGTGGATGGCGGGAGCTTTCGGAGGGCGCGTGGCATTCGACCTGATGAAATACTGATCACAATGATCTGCCGACTGGTGCCAGACCTGAAACTCGAGGGGCTGCTATCGGCTTGCGACGCCGTCGGTGAACTTGCGCTTGACGGTCGCCCGGTGCGCCTGATGATCGTCGGAGATGGCCGGGCACGCAATGAGGTCGCCGAGCGCGCTGCCAGAGCTAACGCGACCGTCGGTCGCGAAATCGTGCTGCTGACAGGCGAGATCGCTGACCCCGTGCCCGCGTATGCCGCAGCCGACATCATTGTTGGTCAGGGGGGCTCGGCATTGCGCGGGATGGCATTCGGCAAGCCACTTGTCGTGGTCGGCGAGGAAGGTTTCAGCGAATTGCTGACGGCAGAGAGTGCATCGATTTTCCTACGTCAAGGTTGGTATGGCCTGGGGCCGGGTTCGCTGGGATCCGGCGCACCGGCGCTGCGCGTTGCTATTGACCGCCTCGCCAGTTCTCCCGATTTGCGACAAGAATTGGGGAGTTTCGGCCGCCGGCTTGCGTTGGGACGGTTCAGCTTGCGCCACGCCGCTGAAATCCAGGAAGAGGTGTATCTTTCGGCCATGCGAGAACCCGTCGCAGCCTGGCCGTTCTGCATCGACATCGTCCAGTCCGCTGCTGGATTGGCCAGCGGCAAGCTCTGGAGAGGATATCGACGATGGCGGGGTGATGCCGCGATCGATGATAGCAATGCGCGAAATCTCGTCGCGGGAATTCTGGCGAACGGAAAGGTCGAAAAGGCCGCGTCGGTGCAAGCCCATCCTGCCAATGCGAAGCCGTATCGTCCGAATGTGGACGGCCCCCTCGCCTAGACACACGTCCGTTCAATTCGTCTTGGCCAAACTCCTGGGCGCCCGGTCGACCAGTTCCGCCCTGAGCGCATTGGCGACGTGGGCAAGTTCGTCCCCTGTCATCTGCGCGTAAATCGGCAAGAGAATTGAATGATCCTGCGCCAGTTCAGACTGGCGCAGGTCATGACGCTGCTTATGGCCCGAGTAAGGCGCTTCGCGGTGCGAGCACATAATGCCACGTCGCGTTGCGATGCCTTGATCGAGGAGCTTTTGCATCACCGCCTTCTGATCGGCCCGCTTAGGCAACCTCACACAGTAACTCTGCCAGTTAGAGCGCGCCCAATCCGGCTCGACGGGCAGACCAAGCTCCTCGATGTCTCCCAGCAGTTCGGCATATTGAGCGGCCACCTTGCGACGGCGCATGATGATTTCGGGCAAACGTTCAAGCTGCTTTCGTCCAACGGCAGCCTGAACATCCGTCATGCGATAGTTGAAACCGACGACGACATAATCCTCAAAGATCACCTGCAGCGATCCGTGCCGCACCGTATCCGGAACACTCATGCCGTGTTGCCGCAACAGCTTGAACTTCCGGTCGAACTCCGGATTGGAGGTCGTCAGCATGCCGCCCTCCCCCGTCGTGATAACCTTGCGCGGATGAAAGGAAAAGCACGCGATCTGCCCGTGGGGCTTGCCGATGGAACCCCATTTTCCGCTGATACGAATCTGACTGCCGGCGGCGCAGGCGGCGTCCTCGATCAGGATGAGGCCATGTTTCGCTGCCAGCGGGACCAAAGCGTTCAGGTCGCAGGGCATGCCCATTTGATGAACTGCGAGAATAGCGCGCGTCCTCGGGGTGATGGCTTCAGCCACGCGCGCGGGGGCCAGATTGTAGGTTAAGGGGTCAATATCAACGAACACGGGAACTGCGCCGCAATATCTGATACAATTCGCCGTTGCGATGAACGAATGGCTTGCGGTGATCACTTCATCGCCAGGCCCCACTTCCGCCGCCAGCAGGGCAAGATGGAGCGCGGTCGTGCAGTTCGATACGGCGCATGCATGGGGAGAACCAACCAGCGCAGCAAATTCGCGTTCGAAGGCGGCGACCTGCGGGCCTTGCGATACCCACCCCGACAGCACGGCCTTACGCGCTGCGTCGGCCTCTTCCGCTTCGAGCACTGGCATTGCAATCGGAATCATGAAGCAACAGCCTCTGGCTTCACCGACGCCGCAAATGATCCGCGTTCGGCATGCCACCAATCAACAAGTTCACGGAGGCCGTCCTTCAAAGGGACAGCTGCCTGAAAGCCAAGCAGCCGCTCGGCTTTCTTGGTTGAAGCCAAACGTCGGGGCACGGGATTGACCGACCTTTCCGGCGCGAATTCGAGTCTGCTCTGCCCCCTGCCCATAGCCGAAGCCAACGCCGCGGCTAACTGGACCAGACTTGTTTCCGTCCCGCTGGCAATATTGAAGACCTCATCGCTCGCCTTCGCCTTGGCTCCGAGAATGTTGGCGCGGGCCACGTCGCGGACGTGCACGAAATCCATCGTTTGCAGACCGTCGCCGAAAATAACTGGAGACTCGCCGGCTTCGAGCCGCTCCATCCAGCGAATGAGCACCTCGGTATATCGGCCATGGATGTCCATTCGGTCTCCATAGACATTAAAGTACCTGAATGCGACATACGGAAGCCCATACATATCATTGAACGTGCGAAGCAGGCCCTCGTTGAAAGCCTTTGCCGCGCCATAGAGCGTTCGATTGTCGTATGGATTCTGACGCTCCGTTGTGGGGAATTCCTCGGCCATGCCGTAGACGGATGCCGATGATGCCGCCACAACCTTTTCGACATTGTGTTCGACACAAAGTTCCAACAAATCGAAGGTCGACTGCACCATCACTTGCATCGCCAGGCGAGGCTCGGCAGCGCAGTGCGTGATGCGTAACGCAGCCTGATGAAAAACGATATCAGCAGCCTTCACCAGCGGCGCCATCAACTTTGTATCGCGAATATCGCCATGCACGAGGCGAACCGGTCCACGGGCCGAAGCCCGCTCCAGATTTTCCGGACGGCCGCGGACCATGTTGTCGAGCGCAACGATCTCGATGCAGCCCTCCTCACAAAGCAGGTCCACGATATGCGAACCAATAAAGCCCGCTCCGCCTGTCACCAGAACGCGTTTTCCCTTTAAGTCGGTCACTACACTCTCCTCGGTACTGCGCGACCCTCAAGATCCATCCACGCGGAATGGACCTGACTCCACACCGAACTAGGCCACCTCGACGAGGCAAGCCTTCTCGAGCTCCACGACCACCTCGGCTACCTGCTCAGGCTGAAGCTCCGCATAAATCGGAAGCGATAGGAAGCGTTTGCCCAGCCCCTTGGTGACAGGCAAAATGGCGTTCTCGCACCCGAGATCCGCATAGGCTTTTTGAAGATGAACCGGGATAGGATAATGAATCCCGGTGCCTATACCTGCGCTTTGAAGCGCTTTCTGCACATCATCGCGCTGTGACAGCTCTACAGCGTACACATGATACACATGGCGGCTATGTGGCGGCGGCGGCGGCCTCGTGAGTGAATGTTTCGCCAACAGGCGATCATATTGGGCCGCAACAGCCCTTCGTGCCTCGGTCCATGCTTCGATGTAATTCATCTTCACGCTCAATATGGCGCCCTGGATCCCATCCATGCGATAATTGTACCCCCGCATGACATGATGGTATTTGGATTCCTGACCCCAATCTCTCAGCAAGGCGATGCGCCGTGACAATTCCGGATCATTGCTGACAACGGCCCCGCCCTCGCCATACGCGCCGAGATTCTTGCCGGGATAAAAACTGAAGCAGCCGAGGTTACCGATTGAACCTGCGCGGCGGCCCTTGTATTCAGCTCCATGGGCCTGTGCCGCGTCCTCGATCACGAGGAGCCCATGACGTCGAGCAATCTCCATGATCGGATCCATATCAGCCATCAGACCATGCAGATGAACCGGTAGAATTGCCTTTGTCCGGGGCGTGATCGCCGCCTCGATCAGATCGGGATTCATGGTCCAGGAAACAGGATCGACATCCACGAAAACAGGCGTGGCTCCGCTGTAAAGAATTGCGGCGGTTGTCGCCACAAATGTCATCGAGACCGTAATCACCTCGTCGCCCGCGCCAACTCCGGCGGCAAGAAGCGCAAGGTGAAGCGCCGATGTGCCACTATTAACCGCGAGACAATGTTCAACCTTGCAGTATCGCGCAAACCGCCGCTCGAAAGCTTCTACCTCGGGGCCCTGGACGAATTGGGCACTGTCGATGACACGCGCGACAGCGGCGTCGATTTCCGGCTTCACTTGGCGGTACTGGGCCTTCAAATCAAGAAACGGTACCAAGGGCTGTTCCTTTAAAATTCGCGGCTGCAGCGTCTCTCCGCATCGATTTATTTAAAATAAAAACCATAACCAGATTAAACAATAAATCAAATAGCGCAATATATTTAATACATCACCCACCACCACATTTAACTAATGCGGCGCATCGCTTACCCGACTACGCGGGCTGGCACGCCCGCCACAACAGCATTCGGCGGGACGTCCCGCGTCACCACGGCACCGGCCCCGATCGTAGCCCCCTCCCCGATGGTGACCCCGCAAAGGATTGTCGCATTTGATCCTATGGAAGCCCTCCGGCAAACACGCGTGGTTTCCACCTTCCAGTCATCAGCGCCTTGAGGCCTGCCATCCTCCGTCGTCGCCCGCGGAAATTTGTCGTTGGTAAACATCACACCGTGGCCAACGAAAACCTCGTCTTCGATCGTGACACCTTCACAGATGAAGCTATGGGACGATATCTTGCAGCGCGCACCGATTTCGACTCCGACCTGCACCTCCACAAACGTACCGATCCGTGTTTCATCGCCGATCGAACATCCGTAAAGATTGACAAGGTCCGGATGGAAAATTCGAACATCACGGCCAAGCTGAACATCCTTCCCTACAGGCATCAAAATTCCTCTCTTTCGACGTGCATTCTTTTGATTTTCCACAAATCTGCATCACCGTCCGGCCTAGGGCAGCACTTTAAGATTATGTTCCTACTCGTCCACGTGGACTTTTCTTCGAGCGGTGCGTGTATGCAGACCAGCGAGTAAGGCAGTTTGAACAGCGAACGCAATGCCGCCCATGGCCGCTCGCACGTGGGCCTGGAGCGGATGCTCGGTCAGGACCAGGCCAAACCACCAGCCGGAAGCCGCCGAAATGCCCGCCAGAAACAGTCCCGCAGCCGGGCCGACCAACCCCGATTCAATCATCGCGACGCACGCCAAAGCGCAGGCAGCACTACAACACGCGACGATCGCGCT is drawn from Nitrobacteraceae bacterium AZCC 2146 and contains these coding sequences:
- a CDS encoding glycosyltransferase involved in cell wall biosynthesis (product_source=COG0438; cath_funfam=3.40.50.2000; cog=COG0438; pfam=PF13439,PF13692; superfamily=53756), translating into MKILVYPHSMEIGGSQLNAVQSAGAIRDRGHEVIVFSEPGPLVERVRQMGLEHVAIPLQRQRPSVDVLGTLVRLVRERNVDVVHGHEWPPVVEAFFGPSLIHRTPVVGTVMSMSVAPFFPRTVPLLVGTELIRQAAIAAGHQRVTLLEPPVDSETDRPSVDGGSFRRARGIRPDEILITMICRLVPDLKLEGLLSACDAVGELALDGRPVRLMIVGDGRARNEVAERAARANATVGREIVLLTGEIADPVPAYAAADIIVGQGGSALRGMAFGKPLVVVGEEGFSELLTAESASIFLRQGWYGLGPGSLGSGAPALRVAIDRLASSPDLRQELGSFGRRLALGRFSLRHAAEIQEEVYLSAMREPVAAWPFCIDIVQSAAGLASGKLWRGYRRWRGDAAIDDSNARNLVAGILANGKVEKAASVQAHPANAKPYRPNVDGPLA
- a CDS encoding perosamine synthetase (product_source=KO:K13010; cath_funfam=3.40.640.10,3.90.1150.10; cog=COG0399; ko=KO:K13010; pfam=PF01041; superfamily=53383), with amino-acid sequence MIPIAMPVLEAEEADAARKAVLSGWVSQGPQVAAFEREFAALVGSPHACAVSNCTTALHLALLAAEVGPGDEVITASHSFIATANCIRYCGAVPVFVDIDPLTYNLAPARVAEAITPRTRAILAVHQMGMPCDLNALVPLAAKHGLILIEDAACAAGSQIRISGKWGSIGKPHGQIACFSFHPRKVITTGEGGMLTTSNPEFDRKFKLLRQHGMSVPDTVRHGSLQVIFEDYVVVGFNYRMTDVQAAVGRKQLERLPEIIMRRRKVAAQYAELLGDIEELGLPVEPDWARSNWQSYCVRLPKRADQKAVMQKLLDQGIATRRGIMCSHREAPYSGHKQRHDLRQSELAQDHSILLPIYAQMTGDELAHVANALRAELVDRAPRSLAKTN
- a CDS encoding UDP-glucose 4-epimerase (product_source=KO:K01784; cath_funfam=3.40.50.720; cog=COG0451; ko=KO:K01784; pfam=PF01370; superfamily=51735); this translates as MTDLKGKRVLVTGGAGFIGSHIVDLLCEEGCIEIVALDNMVRGRPENLERASARGPVRLVHGDIRDTKLMAPLVKAADIVFHQAALRITHCAAEPRLAMQVMVQSTFDLLELCVEHNVEKVVAASSASVYGMAEEFPTTERQNPYDNRTLYGAAKAFNEGLLRTFNDMYGLPYVAFRYFNVYGDRMDIHGRYTEVLIRWMERLEAGESPVIFGDGLQTMDFVHVRDVARANILGAKAKASDEVFNIASGTETSLVQLAAALASAMGRGQSRLEFAPERSVNPVPRRLASTKKAERLLGFQAAVPLKDGLRELVDWWHAERGSFAASVKPEAVAS
- a CDS encoding dTDP-4-amino-4,6-dideoxygalactose transaminase (product_source=COG0399; cath_funfam=3.40.640.10,3.90.1150.10; cog=COG0399; pfam=PF01041; superfamily=53383), yielding MVPFLDLKAQYRQVKPEIDAAVARVIDSAQFVQGPEVEAFERRFARYCKVEHCLAVNSGTSALHLALLAAGVGAGDEVITVSMTFVATTAAILYSGATPVFVDVDPVSWTMNPDLIEAAITPRTKAILPVHLHGLMADMDPIMEIARRHGLLVIEDAAQAHGAEYKGRRAGSIGNLGCFSFYPGKNLGAYGEGGAVVSNDPELSRRIALLRDWGQESKYHHVMRGYNYRMDGIQGAILSVKMNYIEAWTEARRAVAAQYDRLLAKHSLTRPPPPPHSRHVYHVYAVELSQRDDVQKALQSAGIGTGIHYPIPVHLQKAYADLGCENAILPVTKGLGKRFLSLPIYAELQPEQVAEVVVELEKACLVEVA
- a CDS encoding UDP-2-acetamido-3-amino-2,3-dideoxy-glucuronate N-acetyltransferase (product_source=KO:K13018; cath_funfam=2.160.10.10; cog=COG0110; ko=KO:K13018; pfam=PF14602; superfamily=51161), producing MPVGKDVQLGRDVRIFHPDLVNLYGCSIGDETRIGTFVEVQVGVEIGARCKISSHSFICEGVTIEDEVFVGHGVMFTNDKFPRATTEDGRPQGADDWKVETTRVCRRASIGSNATILCGVTIGEGATIGAGAVVTRDVPPNAVVAGVPARVVG